One part of the Gammaproteobacteria bacterium genome encodes these proteins:
- a CDS encoding metal ABC transporter permease yields MNGADLLDLLSLAPVQRGLAAILVSGVGMPIVGVFIVGLDILTARFALMHTALLGAALALVAGVNPLAGALTACAATGAALVPLSRRPSGTSGAMGFVMTVSIAIAFLLLAAAGLPASAAMELLWGSVLATRPADLALLAALNAAVAAAYLVLRRPLALVFFDREVALASGVAVDRVLVVTLVLVALAIGAVMPVTGALLVDAVTLLPALAARNLGASLGTTVGLAVAFGLVGNLLGFGIALALDQPVGPVLVLTAGTITFGTFLLRRARGGPA; encoded by the coding sequence GTGAACGGCGCCGACCTCCTGGACCTGCTCTCGCTCGCCCCCGTGCAGCGGGGGCTGGCGGCCATCCTCGTGTCGGGCGTGGGGATGCCCATCGTGGGCGTCTTCATCGTGGGGCTCGACATCCTGACGGCGCGCTTCGCGCTCATGCACACCGCCCTGCTCGGCGCGGCGCTCGCGCTCGTGGCCGGGGTGAATCCCCTCGCCGGCGCGCTCACGGCCTGTGCCGCGACCGGCGCGGCGCTCGTGCCGCTCAGCCGACGCCCCAGCGGGACCTCCGGCGCCATGGGCTTCGTGATGACGGTGTCCATCGCCATCGCGTTCCTGCTGCTCGCCGCCGCGGGGCTTCCCGCCTCGGCGGCGATGGAGCTCCTCTGGGGCTCGGTCCTGGCGACCCGCCCCGCGGACCTCGCGCTCCTCGCGGCGCTGAATGCCGCGGTGGCCGCCGCGTACCTCGTCCTGCGGCGGCCCCTGGCCCTGGTCTTCTTCGACCGCGAGGTCGCGCTTGCCTCGGGCGTGGCGGTGGACCGGGTGCTCGTGGTCACCCTGGTCCTCGTGGCGCTGGCCATCGGCGCCGTGATGCCGGTGACCGGGGCCCTGCTGGTGGACGCGGTGACCCTGCTGCCGGCCCTCGCGGCCCGGAACCTCGGGGCGTCCCTCGGCACTACCGTGGGGCTCGCGGTGGCGTTCGGACTGGTGGGAAACCTGCTCGGCTTCGGAATCGCCCTCGCCCTCGACCAGCCCGTGGGACCCGTGCTGGTGCTGACGGCGGGGACCATCACCTTCGGGACCTTCCTGCTGCGGCGCGCCCGCGGGGGCCCCGCGTGA
- a CDS encoding ATP-binding cassette domain-containing protein, with amino-acid sequence MTRPTLEVVGLRCVRGRQVVVEDASFALQPGEHVALTGENGSGKSTLLRAVLGLDRSRAGRVYLQGKAQAPGSPGVLRQVGWMPQRLPLGRFPFRVDELLASSGNRAAALESAGRLGVSGLVARPVAELSGGQLQRVFLARALGSLAAPGRAPLLVVDEPTAALDFAGQAEVADLLVGLDAAALIVTHDEPLARRCDRCLSLAAGRLLDAA; translated from the coding sequence GTGACGCGCCCGACCCTCGAGGTCGTGGGCCTGCGTTGCGTGCGGGGACGCCAGGTCGTGGTGGAGGACGCGAGCTTCGCGCTGCAGCCGGGCGAGCACGTGGCCCTGACCGGTGAGAACGGCTCGGGCAAATCCACGCTGCTGCGCGCGGTCCTGGGCCTGGATCGCTCCCGGGCGGGGCGCGTGTACCTGCAGGGCAAGGCCCAGGCACCCGGCTCGCCGGGAGTGCTGCGGCAGGTGGGCTGGATGCCCCAGCGCCTGCCCCTGGGGCGTTTCCCCTTCCGGGTCGACGAGCTCCTCGCCAGCAGCGGCAACCGGGCCGCCGCCCTCGAGTCCGCGGGCCGGCTCGGCGTGAGCGGCCTCGTCGCGCGGCCCGTAGCCGAGCTCTCCGGCGGGCAGCTGCAACGGGTCTTCCTCGCCCGGGCCCTGGGGTCGCTCGCCGCCCCCGGCCGGGCGCCACTGCTGGTGGTCGACGAGCCCACGGCCGCCCTCGACTTCGCCGGCCAGGCCGAGGTCGCCGATCTCCTCGTGGGCCTGGACGCCGCCGCTCTGATCGTGACCCACGACGAGCCGCTCGCCCGGCGTTGCGACCGCTGCCTGTCGCTCGCTGCGGGCCGGCTCCTGGACGCCGCGTGA
- a CDS encoding class I SAM-dependent methyltransferase: protein MRDPQQVFFDERAEGWEARSYPPETLARLAELVGDLALPRDAAVLDLGAGTAVLHPYLRAALGPAGTIVALDLSHAMLRVARGKPLGSRDLLVQASALGLPFPDRYFDVVLCFAAFPHFPDPRRALAEMARVARPGGEVVVAHLLSREELSAHHGRYHAVQSDRLPDEPSMRGLFESAGLGVPETVDRPGRYLARGRRQTPAAP, encoded by the coding sequence GTGCGCGACCCTCAGCAGGTCTTCTTCGACGAGCGGGCGGAAGGCTGGGAGGCACGTTCCTACCCGCCGGAGACGCTCGCGCGACTCGCGGAGCTGGTGGGTGACCTCGCCCTCCCCCGGGACGCGGCCGTGCTCGACCTGGGGGCGGGGACCGCCGTCCTCCACCCCTACCTGCGGGCCGCCCTGGGGCCCGCGGGGACCATCGTGGCGCTGGACCTCTCCCACGCCATGCTCCGAGTCGCGCGGGGCAAACCGCTCGGCTCCCGGGACCTCCTGGTCCAGGCCAGCGCCCTGGGGCTCCCCTTCCCCGACCGGTATTTCGACGTCGTGCTGTGCTTCGCGGCCTTCCCCCATTTCCCCGACCCCCGCCGGGCCCTCGCCGAGATGGCCCGGGTGGCGCGCCCGGGCGGTGAGGTGGTGGTTGCCCACCTGCTCAGCCGGGAGGAGTTGTCCGCGCACCACGGCCGCTACCACGCCGTGCAGAGCGACCGCCTGCCCGACGAGCCGTCCATGCGCGGGCTGTTCGAGTCCGCGGGCCTCGGCGTGCCGGAGACCGTGGACCGCCCCGGGCGCTATCTCGCCCGGGGGCGCAGGCAGACCCCCGCCGCCCCGTGA
- a CDS encoding TonB-dependent receptor plug domain-containing protein — translation MKEIPCGRLALASLLVAPLTVHAEAPVALPTLDVVSTPIIEANRIDPFAGVSTVVGEDQVRDLNAQDLPSALRRTPGVTISRYNPVGSFGGAEGGGIFVRGMGSSRPGGEMKTYVDSVPLMMGVYNHPLMDLLPVDAAGSIEVVKGAQPHRFGNTFSAINLQPKALTQEGHLARLSAQGGSFDTWAETLDVGVREGPFDAYAAQGWRRSDGYRDHADGRTSNVYGRIGYQVSPEWKASVMGLHSNNYAMDPGEVGKPATRQGKYRTRDSLWTLTLAHDYDRVAGEVKVYSNDGRSEWTGQTGTDRDTLMDWEQTGLRVRESLQPWEGGRIELGFDSDRVDGDVDFIKQNGVLTHWQASAFRVDSPLAVVSHEWGLGDGWSITPSGGVRFYRHNEFQNEWAPQAGVVVRNGETTFHGSYARGVNYPGLEVVVFSDYIIPKLGHSWEDLEPETLNHFEVGVDHALTSWLQAGLSLFYDKGHDRYLVVPAPPPPPRYANIETFRIRGAELTVTAAPSQDVSVFAGLTLQDTRPSDLPYAPRTSVSMGTNWQALPRLRVSADAEYVGKMQVLSQGRRLNAENTDEVDGHVLLNARVAYQLTDRRHGPGSEVFLALDNITDEDYEYRPGYPMPGIGAMVGVVLTL, via the coding sequence ATGAAGGAGATCCCCTGCGGGCGCCTGGCGCTGGCGAGTCTGCTGGTCGCACCGCTCACCGTGCATGCCGAGGCCCCGGTCGCCCTGCCGACCCTGGACGTGGTCTCGACCCCGATCATCGAGGCGAACCGGATCGACCCGTTCGCCGGTGTGTCCACGGTGGTCGGCGAGGACCAGGTCCGGGACCTGAACGCCCAGGATCTCCCCTCGGCCCTGCGCCGCACCCCCGGCGTCACCATCTCCCGCTACAACCCGGTGGGCTCCTTCGGGGGGGCGGAAGGCGGCGGGATCTTCGTGCGCGGCATGGGCTCGAGCCGCCCGGGCGGCGAGATGAAGACCTACGTGGACAGCGTCCCCCTGATGATGGGGGTCTACAACCACCCGCTCATGGACCTCCTGCCCGTGGACGCGGCCGGCTCCATCGAGGTGGTGAAGGGGGCCCAGCCCCACCGCTTCGGCAACACCTTCAGCGCCATCAACCTGCAGCCCAAGGCCCTCACGCAGGAGGGGCACCTCGCGCGGCTCTCGGCGCAGGGCGGGAGCTTCGACACCTGGGCCGAGACCCTCGACGTGGGCGTGCGTGAGGGCCCCTTCGACGCCTACGCGGCCCAGGGCTGGCGGCGCTCCGACGGGTACCGCGACCACGCGGACGGGCGGACCTCCAACGTCTACGGCCGCATCGGCTACCAGGTCTCGCCGGAGTGGAAGGCCTCGGTCATGGGCCTGCACTCCAACAACTACGCGATGGACCCCGGGGAGGTCGGCAAGCCCGCCACGCGCCAGGGCAAGTACCGGACCCGGGACTCCCTCTGGACCCTGACCCTGGCCCACGACTACGACCGGGTGGCCGGGGAGGTCAAGGTCTACTCCAACGACGGCAGGTCGGAGTGGACCGGACAGACCGGCACCGACCGCGACACCCTCATGGACTGGGAGCAGACGGGCCTGCGGGTGCGGGAGTCCCTGCAGCCCTGGGAAGGCGGCCGGATCGAGCTCGGCTTCGACAGCGACCGGGTAGACGGTGACGTGGACTTCATCAAGCAGAACGGGGTCCTGACCCACTGGCAAGCCTCGGCCTTCCGGGTCGACTCGCCCCTCGCCGTCGTGAGCCACGAGTGGGGGCTCGGGGACGGGTGGTCGATCACCCCCTCGGGGGGCGTGCGCTTCTACCGCCACAACGAGTTCCAGAACGAGTGGGCGCCCCAGGCAGGCGTGGTGGTTCGCAACGGCGAGACCACCTTCCACGGGTCCTACGCCCGCGGCGTCAACTATCCGGGCCTCGAGGTCGTCGTCTTCTCCGATTACATCATTCCCAAGCTCGGCCACTCCTGGGAGGACCTCGAGCCGGAGACCCTGAACCACTTCGAGGTGGGCGTCGACCACGCGCTCACCTCCTGGCTGCAGGCGGGCCTGAGCCTTTTCTACGACAAGGGCCACGACCGTTACCTCGTGGTGCCCGCACCGCCACCCCCGCCCCGTTACGCCAACATCGAGACCTTCCGGATCCGCGGCGCCGAGCTGACCGTCACCGCGGCGCCGAGCCAGGACGTGTCGGTCTTCGCTGGGCTGACCCTGCAGGACACCCGGCCGAGCGACCTGCCCTACGCACCGCGCACCTCCGTCTCGATGGGCACCAACTGGCAGGCCCTGCCGCGGTTGCGGGTGAGCGCCGACGCCGAGTACGTGGGGAAGATGCAGGTCCTCTCCCAGGGACGGCGCCTGAACGCCGAGAACACCGACGAGGTCGACGGACACGTCCTGCTGAACGCGCGCGTCGCCTACCAGTTGACCGACCGGCGCCACGGCCCGGGCAGCGAGGTCTTCCTCGCGCTCGACAACATCACCGACGAGGACTACGAGTACCGGCCGGGCTACCCGATGCCGGGCATCGGCGCTATGGTGGGCGTCGTCCTCACCCTCTAG
- a CDS encoding MFS transporter: MVSDIESRRLQGLVFALVAAAFTNIYLTQPVLPVLAEEFGVDEAGASLSISAAILGIALATLPFGKLVDRYPMRPIILSGGLVVGGAGLLCALTTQFGLLVTARLAQGLFLPALTTCLAAYLANRLPVARLNVVMGAYVSATVVGGLGGRLLGGWIHPPLHWRYAFVSAAALVLAAALAAARWLPGAAETPPRHGSEVGYRQLLTSWPVLRTYAVAFGAFWVFSVTFNYLPFYLSAPPFEASTGLITLLYVVYLIGAVTGPLAGRLANRIGSGPTLALGTTVFAFALALTLIPSLVAVLAGLMLTCAGFFTTHAAAAGALNRRLTSSRGRGNALYVLFYYAGGSVGITVSGYAYRHGGWPAVVGAGTVVLALTLLIAVLEVRESGRPAPQPVGDEGPAAGA, encoded by the coding sequence ATCGTGAGCGACATCGAGTCACGCCGTCTGCAGGGGCTCGTCTTCGCCCTCGTCGCCGCCGCCTTCACCAACATCTACCTGACCCAGCCGGTGCTGCCGGTGCTCGCCGAGGAATTCGGGGTCGACGAGGCCGGGGCGTCCCTGTCCATCTCCGCCGCCATCCTGGGGATCGCCCTCGCCACCCTGCCCTTCGGCAAGCTCGTGGACCGCTATCCCATGCGCCCCATCATCCTCTCCGGGGGGCTGGTGGTCGGGGGGGCGGGCCTGCTCTGCGCCCTGACCACCCAGTTCGGGCTGCTGGTGACGGCCCGCCTGGCCCAGGGCCTGTTCCTGCCGGCCCTGACCACCTGCCTCGCGGCCTACCTGGCGAACCGGCTGCCGGTCGCCCGCCTGAACGTGGTCATGGGGGCCTACGTCTCCGCCACCGTGGTCGGGGGCCTTGGCGGGCGCCTGCTGGGAGGGTGGATCCACCCCCCCCTGCACTGGCGCTACGCCTTCGTCAGCGCGGCCGCCCTCGTGCTCGCCGCGGCCCTCGCCGCCGCCCGATGGCTCCCCGGGGCGGCGGAGACCCCGCCGCGCCACGGCTCCGAGGTCGGCTACCGCCAGCTCCTCACCTCCTGGCCCGTGCTGCGGACCTACGCGGTGGCCTTCGGCGCCTTCTGGGTGTTCTCGGTCACCTTCAACTACCTGCCCTTCTACCTGAGCGCGCCGCCCTTCGAGGCGTCCACCGGGCTCATCACCCTCCTCTACGTCGTGTACCTCATCGGCGCGGTGACGGGCCCCCTGGCCGGGCGGCTCGCCAACCGCATCGGGAGCGGCCCCACGCTCGCGCTCGGCACCACGGTCTTCGCCTTCGCCCTCGCCCTGACCCTCATCCCGTCCCTCGTCGCGGTGCTGGCCGGTCTGATGCTCACCTGCGCGGGGTTCTTCACCACCCACGCCGCAGCTGCGGGCGCGCTCAATCGCCGGCTCACCAGCAGCCGGGGGCGGGGCAACGCGCTCTACGTGCTCTTCTACTACGCGGGCGGCAGCGTCGGGATCACGGTGAGCGGCTACGCCTACCGGCACGGCGGCTGGCCGGCCGTCGTGGGAGCCGGGACCGTCGTGCTGGCCCTGACGCTGCTCATCGCCGTCCTCGAAGTCCGCGAGTCGGGCCGCCCGGCCCCGCAGCCGGTCGGGGACGAGGGACCCGCCGCGGGCGCGTGA